The nucleotide sequence TCGAATATTCAAATCTTAGAGGTTAATTGGCTTGAAATTGAATTAATTACATTCCTGGTGTTCGGAATTGGGACAGATCATGTCGATCGaatgttttgtaaaattatgtTGGATTTGTGATaatataggattttttttttttgtgtaaaaacAAATTGAACAGGAGGGGTTACGCTGCTGCGCCGATGTCGGCAAGTCTTGGTAGGGGAGGGTCCAGGGTTTGTATGGTGGGGAAAGCAGAAGAGAGTTGTGTGATCAAGGAAGACTCTGGGGCCTCCATTGCCTGGGCTCCAGATCCGATCACTGGATACTATAGACCTGCCAATCATGCGGCTGAGATTGATCCAGCTGAGCTTAGAGAAACGCTGCTGAACCACCGGGGCAAACCACAGTAAAGAAGGCCCGTTGGGTGCTcatcaagcccaagcccaagcccaagcccaaaccGTTTCATAGCATCATAGTTACCTTGACTATATCACAGTCTCATATGATCTCTCTTTAGTTTTCTTTCATCTGAAAAAATAATGAACTATTTTACATAtacaaatttgatttttcttgccCTTATTTCATTGTTCTTATTGGTTTTTGAGAGGGCGGAATCAAATCTGCCCCATATCTCCATGAAGAATTAGACCATCCATGCCGGGTTAAGGGTCCTGTCACTGTAGTTTTAATCATGTACGTTAAGTCTGTTTATCATTACAACTCTTTTGAATTTGGTAAACGGGTAGACATCTGTTATGGCCCCTCCAATGATTTTTATTACAGAATTTACAGGGTACTCGTCTACTCATCTGCATCCCTGCCACACAAACCTTGATCTAAAGCCCAAATTCCACACAGTCCCAAATAAATGTAGAGCAGAGGACACCCTAGTACCCCGTGATTCATACACATTCAATTCGGCCCATCTGGGCTATCCCTTTCATGCCCACTGTAACTTCCAACTTATTGTCTCTTTGGGATCTTATCATTCCAGGCCCAAATTGTTTTGACCTTTTCAGTTCCACAATGTTTACAGAGAAACTCTTTGTAGCAATGTAGCATTTGCATTGCATTTGGACCTTCCCAATGCAAATGCCTTCCTTAGCTCCAGACAAGTTTGTCCAGAATCTAAGCAGTACCTTTTCTTTATGCATATCCAATCCAAGAAAGAATCTAAAGGCTTGTGAATTGTGAGCTAAAAAGGTCTATCTATTGATGGCTCCACCGCTGCTTATGGAAGCAGccttttcttgtctttttgCCATTGTGTACTTCTTCAATAATCCCCATCAGTGAATTTCATCAGTGTCTAGCCATGGAGGACCAGCCCTTTCAATTATGTTAATCTGGacttcatttttcatttcattatagctcaattgaatgaatgaatgcttCTTAGCAGGTAAAACAAAGGAATTCATTTGGGCTTTGACTATAATTGCTCTTTTGACCAAAAAAACTATTACATAAACCAGATAGTCCGGGAAGATATGGACATGGTTTCTGTACTGTAAAGTGTAAACATGTGTGTGCATGTGGCCATCGAAACCACAAGAAGTTTTCAGGTATCAACACAcataaaaagaaacaattgtCTTTGCGGTAGAATCAATGCATGATCACACAACTCACAAATAATAAATTctgcaaaaaaaatatattaaagaaTACATAATAGATTGAGATTCAACACAGAAAAACACAACCCACCAAAGCTCAATGATCCTAATCAATACTTGGTCAAACATACAGTCCCTTCTCCTTCATGTGGGTTCTGCATTcaagattgaatttttttttatctcacccaagaaaaataaaatgatagcAAAGATATTGTAGCTATAACACAACAGAGTCGAGaccaagaaattgaagataATCAAACATAGAGGAATGAACAGAGTGAATAATAAGTAAAATGTTATGTAATGTGTATGATGAACGTTTAGATTCTCACAGCCAACAAAGAAGGAATGGCATTCAAATccggtttagtgttcttacttgaaGCTTCTCTGATGTTGCTGTTTCTCTTATTCCCATCCTTTGAAGAGGGTTTAGTACTGAAAGCTCTCATAGGACTAGCAAATGCCCAAACCCAGCTCCTATTTCTACCATGAACATTTACATGAGGCCCTGCTGTCACTGCAGTTGTTGATTTAGGATTCATGTCTTCAGCAGATGATGATGAGACCCAATAAGACGAAGAAGAGGATGAGCAAGTCACCTTAGGTTTGCCTTCTCTTTGTGATTCAACTCTTTTGAGTGTGCAATCACCAAACCCAATTGAGATTCTCTCAAAGAAGTCACCGGAGAAGCTCCGGCTACCACAGCCAACAGATCTGGATCTTGAAACTTTTCTTTCAAACGATGAAGCAGAGGCAGTGGCTTGGCTATTGGGGCTAAATTCGTCATCATCCTCCACCACAATATTGTGATTATTAGCACCTCTGTTTGACAATGAAGAACCCAAGCACCATTCTTTTGTCTTCCCTGCAGACGCTGCTGGCGTTGTTACTGCTGTTGCTGCAGTAAATGATGTAATCTTCCCTGTTTTCTTACCACTGTTGGATTTATACAGAAATGACCAAAACCCAGTTCGTTTTCTTGGGCTGAGGTAGTCTCCGTCATCAGTACCCAATAAATTACAGTTCCTTCCTGGGGTTGTAGTGGATTTGCttcttttgaaaacaatgtcaCGATCAGATTGCGATGACACAgtcatatttttcttcttcttcttcgctaAAATAAATGGAATGCTGGTTCGCCTTGCATAGAACTCTTGGTGGACTCTTGACGTGGGACGCATTGCAAGTGAAACCGAAGAAGTTTCAGTAGTACCAGCAATGCTAGCACTACTTCTTCCAATATCAGACGTAAAAGAAGGAGAGGAGGACGAAGAAGAAAACCCACGAACAGGTAAAGGAAATGAAGACGAAACAAGCTTGCCAAGCTTTTCTTGAAGACAGAATGCGCAGATCCCACCTGGGTTGTTTCTATGAGGATGATCACTGCATTGCATTCCATCTCCCATGTCGTctccaccgccaccaccacctcctTTGATTCCTTCCATGTTATCTTCCTCGTATCCTTGACAAACCCCTTTTGAGATTCCTAGCTATACcactaatttcttctttttcctcctcTGCAACGCTAGAAGGCTATAGAGTGGAATGCTCTGAAGGTGTTTGCTTTTTTTACTGAAAGAGAATATgcaacaaaagaaagaatcccCAGAAGAACTTGATATTGCTACAGTCGCCGTTGGATTAAAATGCACATGGAGATCTACCCTGTTTTTGTCTTGTAGCGTGAAACTAAGTTgtgatttttaattatttttgaggTCAGCTATATCAGATACGGTCATGTCCATTTGTTGTCGTGTGTCTGAAGTCTGAGCCCACATGATTAAAGAGGTACGCCATTACCTGACGAGACCCTGTCCATAGACTTTGTACGATCGTCTCTTTCTCTACATCATACAAGAAACACTCCAGGGTACAATCTAAACCGCTGATCGTAGCTCTTGATATCCCAATCCAACGGCCACATAAGAATTGCTCTTGAATGTTGAGGTTTGCTTGACAAGGGACAAAATTAGTGTTTCATGGACCTGTGTTGATCCAGAGTATTGCTATTGTGTCCACtgccaagttgtgtttcatcAAGTTACGAAGTACTAGTACTCAAAGGAAATAACAAAATGCGTAGTGGTAGTATTTAGTAGACATTTAAGAGATCATTAATTTATGTTCTAACAGATAAACATATTATATAAGTTTGTCATTTAAATATTCGATATAAGTATAAATTAAAGCTGTTAGATCTCTACGCATAGAAGTTTTTCACCCAACGATATGGTGAATTGGATCAAAATTCAACGTGTGATTACAATGTTATTGATCccaatgaaaatcaaactcataacTTTTTGAGTCCATGCGATTTTATACTAAAAAAATTCACTATTAGAGGATGACCCAAGTGATTTTATGTTGTTGGGACACAATTGGATGATGATGTTAACGTTAATAAATGCAAGttaattcattttcttttcattatgaTTTGTTTAAGTTGCATGGACAGATGAGCATTCAAGGGTGGTGTGTCTCACTCTCAACCAGATTTTAAGCTAATTATTAATTCAGGGGACAAGGGCAAGATAATAGAAAGAGTCAACAACAATACATTGGATCTTGGGCCCATTCAGTCTTTATGAGCTGTGTCGAATGGGCCTCTTAACTTTTTAGGCCTGAATTTCGGCCACATATGGGTCATGGGCCCGTTTACTTTCTCTTGCTTGACATTTTGTTTAACAACAGTCCTCCTTTGAAGCCCAATTCAAAGAATAGCACGATCTACTGTCATATCGTTGGAGTGAACGTGATCGTGACATGTGTCATGGGCCAAATGGACTGTCCATGAAAGCCCAATCACCGAAATAGTAAGTTTcgatttttgaatgaaaaagtaGACGCCCATGGCCATGAGCCAAGGGAACCATCTAAGAGAATCGAGGCGAGATTTACCACTCTGATTTTATTGTCTATTTTATGTTCTCACAACTCATGCAATATTGCCTCCCTAAGTCTACTCAATTTCACACCTTTGACAGCACAATCCGTGCGTACAGCGAACCATGACACTGTCTTAGGCAGGAAAATAGAAAGAATGATCGCACAATAGGATTACAAGCAGAAAAGACTGTTTGAAAATTTTTCCTGTGAGAAGTTATTCTCTCTCGATCACAAGGACGCTTGAATTGTAATTCTGTAAACCAATACAAATGTGGATGTTTATTTGACCTTAGAAAGGTAAAAGGAATACAAGAGAGTGTGTAAAATGAATCATTTTAAACCAGTTGACAGTACATGCTCAAGCTGATGATCTTACATCCGAGATTTTGCCTGTTCCACAGGAGCACTCTGCATTAAAACCAAAAGAATGGTTAGTATCATGGTACAAGGTTATCGATACTCATGTATAAATATCGATAAGTTGACTGAAAACATGGCTGCATAAGAATCTTGATTTCTCtaaagaaattataaatttgaCATGTAGAGGGGATTTCCATGAGTAGCAAGAAGATTTATCAAATTTCTACAATTCATCGAACCTGTGCAAGTGAACTTGAAAGGGCGTCaagtaaatcaaatattgcaCTGGAGGACAAGAAGAGTTTCTGATGCACAAGAAATGTTAGTACTCACCAGAGGAGCTCCCTTGGCAGCTCTTTCGGCCAAGAAGGCGCATGGCTTAAAAAATTCTCCATACATCTTAGACCATTCCTCCAATCTTGAGTAAATATATTTAGATCCAACTGAATCAGCCCAGAACAAGATTCCTCCCCTGTTCCAAATCGCAGCAATTCGTTAAAACAATATCCCCAATGGTTATGGAAGGCAAActgtgaaaataaaaaaaataaggttTCATGCATGCCTGTAACGTGGAAAACCCATGCCCATAACTGAAGCAATGTCGAGATCTGCAGCCTTTACAACAATACCCTCAGCAAAAACTCGGCAGGCCTCATTAACTACAGGGAAAAATATCATTTCCACAATGTCCTTGTCCGATAACTTCACAAGCTGCAGCCAAGATTTAGGGAAAGATCTATATCATGATCATAATGGTTTGCATTTAATCTTCACTTATGCCATTATTAAGGGCCTTTAAATGATCAAATGTAATAGCAGCATGGGTCAAGCAGAGATACTGGAGGCCGGAGGGCACTGAAGTCCAATGCTGTAAAAAGTAAATGGGAGAAAAGGGACCTTCGGATCAACAGTCACACCAGATATGCTCCTCGCCCTCTCTATGTACTTCTTCAATTCAGGATCTGGATTAGCTTTGCGTTTATCATCATACACATAAAACCCTTTGCGTGTAGCTTCACCTGAAATTAGGGCAATGTAAATATGAATAACTTAAATGAGCCTTTTCTCATTGGATGTCCCCGAAGGACATATATTAAACATATGCAGTCACTGTATTGGTGAACAAAAGGGCTTGCTCAACTATACTAAACTAGATATTTGAATGCAAATTTAACTTCGACAGGGTCTCTTTGTTACCAAGTCTCTTATCCTCTATCATGATTGGAAGAAGCATAGATTTGTATGTCCGCTCAGGAAAGTTCTGAACAAATTGCAAGCCAGTTGCCATTCCAACACCAAAACCAACCAGGTCTTTCAACCTGCATCAATACATAAATCTAGAAGACAGGTTCGGCGTGACAATCATATGAACGTTGAGAAGAAACCACAAAACAGATCATAGTTGCCTAAGATTCTGAATACCTGAATGGACCCATTGGCATTCCAAATTTAGTGATCGCCTTATCAATCTGGTAAACATCTGTACCACGTTCAACAAGAAAAGTAGCAGCTTGGGAGTAAGGAAAGAACACCCGGTTGACAGCAAAGCCTGTGCAATTCCCAACCGCAACAGGGGTCTTCCTTATCTTCTTCCCAACATCCAATAGATCAACAATCACTTGGGAAGATGTGTGATTAGTACGAACAATTTCTAGAAGTGGCATGACATGAGCCGGACTGCATTAGAAATACAAAATactaagaagagaagaagacagAGAAGAAGTGACAAATACTAAGCCCAATACAACCTAAAGAAATGGGCACCAATGATCCGATCTTGGGAATTGGTCCTTTCACCAATTAAGTTCAAGTCGATTGTGGAAGTGTTACTTGCAAGTATGCAATGTGGAGGGCAATATTTTTCAAGATCAGCAAAAATTTGTTGCTTCAGAGAAACATTTTCAATAACAGCCTGTTACAAGAACAAATGTAAACAACATTGATCAATATTTAATTATTCAGATATCAGACAACAATGGTAAAAATGATTCCATATggcatctaaagtctaaactACCTCAATGACCATGTCCACATCTTTAAAGCCTTCATAATCAAGAGCACCCTTAAGACGAGAGAgagttttttcaaatttttcttGAGACATAACTCCTTTCCtaacttggctttgaagattggctgaacaaaaaaaaaatcacaaaaggTAAACCATGTAAGAATAGAGTTACAAGATCGTAAAATGCAAGCCATGATCATAAGTTCTTAACAAACCATCCATTCCTCACCTCTGACTCTTCCAATCCCAGCTTCCAAGAACTTTTCATTTACTTCTTTCAGGATCACTGGGTAATTACTTAGAACAAAAGCAGTCGCTATTCCAGAACCCATTAACCCCCCACCAAGAACAGCAACCTTTTTCACTCGCCGTGGCACCAAGCCCTGGTCAGTAACTCCCGGAACCTGTTCAAAGctcatagaaaataaaattagttgagtaaatgtgGGTAAATAAAGGGAAAATCAAGACCAGAACCTAAAGAGATTGATCATTGATTACCCTTTATTAGTATGAAGTGTTTGAAGAACCAAATTGCCAATCAGtacttcaaaattttaaaaattgaccATATTTAAATAAGCCGAGTGTTTTCAGGTTGTGGTAATGTACTTCATTTTCAGACTAGAAGTCAATCATTCTCAAAATTGAACACAGGTTTGAATGACGGAAAATGTCACGAGCTTGTATCAACTATCAACTGCAAGCAGTAAACAGCCACCACCGACCAGAGATGGGCTTCAAATTAAACATTCAAAGAGCCACTTTATAAACGTGTCATAAACAgcacaaagaagaaaagaattttaaaattcaGACACTGTTAAATTGTTGAGTAACTCGAGTAATCAATATACATATTGACAAACCCAAGTAGAAATCAAAGGTAAAGCAAGAAAATGGAAATTACCGAACCATCTCCCTGAATTTCATTCTGTgtaaatgatttatttttttccaatgaCATGAATTTTAGCAAAGAAACTTGCCAAGCATATCGTGCTCAAACATGAAGGATTGAATCGTGAACTCAAATTTTTCCATATAATCAAATCCTGATGCAGAAATCTCCATGCATAAAATGGACAACAAGGAGGAAAATTCAAGCAATAGAGTCCCAAAAAAAACCTTCCTACTTCCACGTTGAGCAAAAAAGATGTGAATCAAACTCTTGGAGGTGTCAGAATGCTTGAGTTCTTGGGATGCTTCAACCTCCTGCCAACAGCATACATGTCGTGTCATTAAGCAGTTTCATAATCtgaagagaatcaaaagaataCCAGAGTCCAATAAGGACCTTCAAAAGTCCAGCCCGTGGACCAGAAACTATGCCCTCTTCAACACAATCAATGCAAAGTAAAGGATGTTTGAGATTTGGAGCCTGTTTCTGGGCTTGTGTTCTtgcaaatttgaaaatttcccTTGCTTCCCTGAGTGAATCTAACTTGTCAGTCTTGTATAGACTAGGAACCCATGGTCTCCTGCGCTCCAAGATATCCAGGGCCCACCGCCTTGCAATGTCTACCAACTCATCAGGTGATACTAAAGCATCCACAAGGCCCAAATTATGAGCTTCCCCCCCTTTAACCGGCTTTGACGTCTACTTGTacgagagacagagagagacaaGGAGAGAGATTAGCTAAACTTGGTATGGCCACCATGCAAATAATAGAAACCGCTAGGATCAGGCAACAGGAAGATCTAGCCACGACTTACCAACATCATATCTAGTGCCTTTGAGATGCCAACAAGTCGTGGAAGCCGCTGCGTTCCTGACGTAATAAAGGTGAAAAACatcaataataaaaagaaacagGGAAAAGGTTTTTGTATATCAGGCAAACAGAGCCATTAATAATACATGATGTATTTCTTAAAAGTTGCGATATGATTCAGCCAGTAACTGCCCTCGGTTTATTCAAATTACATAGATATAAAACTCATGTTAAAACTAGCAACCGCATTAGGCTCTAGAGTCATCAAACCAAGAGCGTCAGAATCATTATTCAATTTGTCAAAACAGCCATTCATCAACAAGAACATGTGGCTTGGACATTTTTAATCATATAGAAACTTCAAAACAAAGTCTTCCAAATTTAAATGGACAAGCAACATGAGTACGTTCACGTTTTGAAAGGATTCACCCATGCAAGATGATGACTAACCATTTAGAGATTGAAATACAAAACCAAAGTATTTGCCTTCATTGTTAAGTTCCCAGTTACAAtgacatacacacacataatttGGTGGAACAATAACATGAATAAACCTGTTAACATTGAAAAGTACTAATGTTCACACATTAGAAGCATGAAGGGATAACATATTCTGGGAAACTTCTAGATAGATACCAAAAAACATTCCCATTCCCATACCTCCAAATCCAGGAATTATTCCAAGCTGAAGCTCAGGCAAACCAAGCTGCGCAGTGGGGGTTGAAATTCGTGCATGGCATGCCTGACGTGGCAAACCAATGAGATGTCAAGATGTAAACTAATGTCTCAAATGACACAGTGATACATACAATTGCAACTTCTAATCCTCTCCCTAAGGCAAAGGCAGAGTAATGAAATCTCAGGTTTATATTCTTTGGTTAAAATGACGCAAGAATGCGTACCATTGCAACTTCTAAACCTCCACCTAAGGCAAGGCCATCAATCGCAGCAACGGAAGGTTTTCTAGCACCTGAGAACCAAAGCAAGCAATCGGAGAATTCAGAATTGTCATGCATTAATGAAATcttggagaaaaaaaatgataaaacatgaccaaagaaaaaaaagattgaatGCAACATGACTACGAAAATTGAGATCCAACTTTTACCTTCCATGGTGTCACTGATAATCTCCACAGATATAAAACCAGGCTTCTGTTCAGTTGCTGTGAAAACATACTAAgactttatttttcattttatgcaTAACTAAAATACAAGACATGGGAAACAATAAAACATACCCTGTCCGCCAAAAGCAGTAATGTCAAAACCACCAGAAAACTTGCCATTAGCTCCTGTTACCgcataagaaaaaagaagattttTATGCTTAACAACTATTAACATGGTTAGCATCTCTTTGTGATTCTTTGTTTGATACCAAAATCTTGTCAAGCTTACCTGTCAAAACAATTGCCTTCACATCATCTCTTCGCAAGGCCTGATCATAACTCTCTTTCAAGCTGTTTAACACTGGGGAGTGGGGAGTGGGTAGCGAGAATGAGAAAACATTATTGATTCagagatacaaaaaaaaatatcttagCAAATAGCAACTATAGTTTCAAGTTAGCAAGGGAGTTGCCTTGCCCTCTGataagtatcccacatcggttaggagtgAGTGAGAAGTGCAATAGATAAGTGAGGGCTCTCCTCTCACTAGTATCCAAGGTTTTCAGGGGCTTAGCCCACTGGGGCcttggtacagccggcccatatgttGGGTGTCGGTTAGGCCTTGGTTATGCGTGAGAGGGGTTGGTCTGATGAACCTATCAAAGGTATCGGAGCCTTCGTTCCTGCCATGTGGGGGGACGCTGCTGGCCCTCAACTTGGGGCCGCACCTACGGAGTGGCCAGCCTTGGTGCTTGACCCACGGAGTTCAGACATTCGATGGGGGCTCAGTAGGCTGGAGGCCGAACCCCTGCCCATTCGAAGTGTGGCTTCGGCCCGACTGGCTTCGGAGGGGCCAGCCAGggtgcttgaccaacgtgggcgttggtcttgaaggggtgggctttgataagtatcccacatcggttaggagtgAGTGAGAAGTGCAATAGATAAGTGAGGGCTCTCCTCTCACTAGTATCCAAGGTTTTCAGGGGCTTAGCCCACTGGGGCcttggtacagccggcccatatgttgggtgtcggttgggccttggttatgCGTGAGAGGGGTTGGTCTGATGATCCTATCACCCTCCCTTGCTTCAGAGATACAAAAAAAATGTCTTAGCAACTATAGTTTCAAGTCAGCAAGGGAGTCGCCTTGCCCTCCCCAAAAATCGAAAATACCAATTTTCCCTGTcaatatttagtgcttttagaagaaTCAACTAATTTGAATCCAGCTGTTAAATTCAATCTAGAAATGTTGACAATCATCTAGAAATGTTGTCAATCATCTACGAGATGGAGTTCACAAACCCTTGAGCCCTGTAAAACGATTTCAATACCAGCAGGTGAGGATCCTTTGATCCTTTTTGTCAACTGCTCACAAGGAGCACAGCCAAATCCAAAAACCCACCTCTAATTTTCCCGTCTCAACATTTACAAACCCACTCAAGTGATTGAAGCAATTCACAGTAGCTCATCCAAACTGCTAAATCAAAATTAGCTGAAGTCTGTCAGACTGTCACTTATTCACTTACAACATGAATTAAACACATCTCCCACCAGTAAATGAGCAAGATAGGACTCGAGGATCGGGAATTCACAAT is from Tripterygium wilfordii isolate XIE 37 chromosome 14, ASM1340144v1, whole genome shotgun sequence and encodes:
- the LOC120015344 gene encoding late embryogenesis abundant protein Lea5-like, whose product is MAGSVSNAKVVVGSVMNGLFLSMSRRGYAAAPMSASLGRGGSRVCMVGKAEESCVIKEDSGASIAWAPDPITGYYRPANHAAEIDPAELRETLLNHRGKPQ
- the LOC120015341 gene encoding uncharacterized protein LOC120015341 isoform X2, encoding MEGIKGGGGGGGDDMGDGMQCSDHPHRNNPGGICAFCLQEKLGKLVSSSFPLPVRGFSSSSSSPSFTSDIGRSSASIAGTTETSSVSLAMRPTSRVHQEFYARRTSIPFILAKKKKKNMTVSSQSDRDIVFKRSKSTTTPGRNCNLLGTDDGDYLSPRKRTGFWSFLYKSNSGKKTGKITSFTAATAVTTPAASAGKTKEWCLGSSLSNRGANNHNIVVEDDDEFSPNSQATASASSFERKVSRSRSVGCGSRSFSGDFFERISIGFGDCTLKRVESQREGKPKVTCSSSSSSYWVSSSSAEDMNPKSTTAVTAGPHVNVHGRNRSWVWAFASPMRAFSTKPSSKDGNKRNSNIREASKPT
- the LOC120015341 gene encoding uncharacterized protein LOC120015341 isoform X1, whose translation is MEGIKGGGGGGGDDMGDGMQCSDHPHRNNPGGICAFCLQEKLGKLVSSSFPLPVRGFSSSSSSPSFTSDIGRSSASIAGTTETSSVSLAMRPTSRVHQEFYARRTSIPFILAKKKKKNMTVSSQSDRDIVFKRSKSTTTPGRNCNLLGTDDGDYLSPRKRTGFWSFLYKSNSGKKTGKITSFTAATAVTTPAASAGKTKEWCLGSSLSNRGANNHNIVVEDDDEFSPNSQATASASSFERKVSRSRSVGCGSRSFSGDFFERISIGFGDCTLKRVESQREGKPKVTCSSSSSSYWVSSSSAEDMNPKSTTAVTAGPHVNVHGRNRSWVWAFASPMRAFSTKPSSKDGNKRNSNIREASSKNTKPDLNAIPSLLAVRI
- the LOC120015532 gene encoding peroxisomal fatty acid beta-oxidation multifunctional protein MFP2-like isoform X2; its protein translation is MASFLVVLTLLLLADRKPGFISVEIISDTMEGARKPSVAAIDGLALGGGLEVAMACHARISTPTAQLGLPELQLGIIPGFGGTQRLPRLVGISKALDMMLTSKPVKGGEAHNLGLVDALVSPDELVDIARRWALDILERRRPWVPSLYKTDKLDSLREAREIFKFARTQAQKQAPNLKHPLLCIDCVEEGIVSGPRAGLLKEVEASQELKHSDTSKSLIHIFFAQRGSRKVPGVTDQGLVPRRVKKVAVLGGGLMGSGIATAFVLSNYPVILKEVNEKFLEAGIGRVRANLQSQVRKGVMSQEKFEKTLSRLKGALDYEGFKDVDMVIEAVIENVSLKQQIFADLEKYCPPHCILASNTSTIDLNLIGERTNSQDRIIGAHFFSPAHVMPLLEIVRTNHTSSQVIVDLLDVGKKIRKTPVAVGNCTGFAVNRVFFPYSQAATFLVERGTDVYQIDKAITKFGMPMGPFRLKDLVGFGVGMATGLQFVQNFPERTYKSMLLPIMIEDKRLGEATRKGFYVYDDKRKANPDPELKKYIERARSISGVTVDPKLVKLSDKDIVEMIFFPVVNEACRVFAEGIVVKAADLDIASVMGMGFPRYRGGILFWADSVGSKYIYSRLEEWSKMYGEFFKPCAFLAERAAKGAPLSAPVEQAKSRM
- the LOC120015532 gene encoding peroxisomal fatty acid beta-oxidation multifunctional protein MFP2-like isoform X1 produces the protein MANKTKGRTTIEVGSDGVALITIIHPPVNALSFDVLNSLKESYDQALRRDDVKAIVLTGANGKFSGGFDITAFGGQATEQKPGFISVEIISDTMEGARKPSVAAIDGLALGGGLEVAMACHARISTPTAQLGLPELQLGIIPGFGGTQRLPRLVGISKALDMMLTSKPVKGGEAHNLGLVDALVSPDELVDIARRWALDILERRRPWVPSLYKTDKLDSLREAREIFKFARTQAQKQAPNLKHPLLCIDCVEEGIVSGPRAGLLKEVEASQELKHSDTSKSLIHIFFAQRGSRKVPGVTDQGLVPRRVKKVAVLGGGLMGSGIATAFVLSNYPVILKEVNEKFLEAGIGRVRANLQSQVRKGVMSQEKFEKTLSRLKGALDYEGFKDVDMVIEAVIENVSLKQQIFADLEKYCPPHCILASNTSTIDLNLIGERTNSQDRIIGAHFFSPAHVMPLLEIVRTNHTSSQVIVDLLDVGKKIRKTPVAVGNCTGFAVNRVFFPYSQAATFLVERGTDVYQIDKAITKFGMPMGPFRLKDLVGFGVGMATGLQFVQNFPERTYKSMLLPIMIEDKRLGEATRKGFYVYDDKRKANPDPELKKYIERARSISGVTVDPKLVKLSDKDIVEMIFFPVVNEACRVFAEGIVVKAADLDIASVMGMGFPRYRGGILFWADSVGSKYIYSRLEEWSKMYGEFFKPCAFLAERAAKGAPLSAPVEQAKSRM